The proteins below come from a single Paraburkholderia flagellata genomic window:
- a CDS encoding branched-chain amino acid ABC transporter substrate-binding protein, translated as MRRIATTLAALTAAGSCLIAHAQTVVTIGHSSPLTGPQAPNGKDNENGARLAIDELNKSGVTVDGKKVTFKLDSEDDQADPKVGVQVAQKLVDSGVVAVMGPYNSGVAIPASRVYNAAGVPILPVASNPALTKQGFKTIFRIGASDEQLGGTMGQFAAKTLKAKTAAVIDDRTAYGQGVAEQFVKEAKANGIQIVDQEFTNSAATDFLGILTTIKAKNPDVIFFGGYAAQGAPMAKQMRARGLRAKLLGGDGICSADMGKVAGEAASIVYCAQGGVALDKTAAGRDFLKKYKDTYHTDTQVYAVNYYDGVKLLADAMVKAGTTTDKAKLVAQLAKTNYKGVAGTYSFDANGDLLGAPTTVYIIKDGLPVPYGQ; from the coding sequence ATGCGCCGCATCGCTACAACCCTGGCCGCCCTGACGGCCGCCGGCTCCTGCCTCATCGCCCATGCTCAAACTGTCGTCACCATCGGCCACTCATCGCCGCTTACGGGCCCGCAGGCGCCGAACGGCAAGGACAACGAGAATGGCGCGCGCCTCGCCATCGACGAACTGAACAAGAGCGGCGTGACGGTCGATGGCAAGAAGGTGACGTTCAAACTGGATTCGGAAGACGACCAGGCGGACCCGAAGGTCGGGGTGCAGGTCGCTCAAAAGCTTGTCGACAGCGGCGTGGTTGCCGTCATGGGCCCGTACAACTCCGGCGTGGCGATTCCGGCATCGCGTGTCTATAACGCCGCCGGCGTTCCGATTCTGCCGGTCGCCTCGAACCCCGCGCTGACGAAACAAGGCTTCAAGACCATCTTCCGGATCGGCGCAAGCGATGAGCAGCTGGGCGGGACGATGGGCCAGTTCGCTGCGAAGACCTTGAAGGCGAAGACCGCAGCGGTCATCGACGATCGCACCGCGTATGGGCAAGGTGTGGCGGAGCAGTTCGTGAAAGAGGCGAAAGCCAACGGCATCCAGATTGTCGACCAGGAGTTCACCAACTCGGCGGCGACTGACTTCCTCGGCATTCTCACCACCATCAAGGCGAAGAATCCGGACGTCATCTTCTTTGGCGGATACGCGGCTCAGGGTGCGCCGATGGCCAAGCAGATGCGCGCGCGCGGACTGCGTGCGAAGTTGCTGGGTGGCGATGGCATCTGCTCGGCCGATATGGGCAAGGTTGCGGGTGAAGCCGCGTCTATCGTGTATTGCGCGCAGGGTGGCGTCGCGCTGGACAAGACTGCGGCCGGCCGCGACTTCCTGAAGAAGTACAAGGACACCTACCACACGGATACGCAGGTCTATGCCGTCAACTACTACGACGGCGTAAAACTGCTCGCCGATGCGATGGTCAAGGCTGGAACCACCACTGACAAGGCAAAGCTTGTCGCCCAATTGGCGAAGACCAACTATAAGGGCGTCGCAGGCACTTATTCCTTCGATGCAAACGGCGATCTCTTAGGCGCGCCTACGACCGTCTACATCATCAAGGACGGCCTGCCGGTGCCGTACGGTCAGTGA